In Ruminiclostridium josui JCM 17888, the genomic window TGCCATAATTTTTTAACCACCCAACTTTTATAAATGTCTTTTATTAATGTTAATATTATAACAAACTTTATTCAATTTCAATAGTAGTCAACATGATTATAACATAAAATTTACCATTCTGTACTGGTAATTTTCTGTAAATGGTATAAAAAATTAAGAATTTAGTATTTTTATGAGATATTGTATAGATTTTAGTACATTTTATGGTATAATTAATTTAGAAAAACAAATGAATACCGCTGTCAAAGAATAAAATTTGTCGAAATGCAGAGGTGAGAATTATGTATATTCATAATCGATTGCTCGCATTACTTTTTAGAATTTTGTTTTTGTTTGGTTGTGGAATAGGTTTATACTTGAACTCTGGAATTCCCAGTGGAAAGTTTGCATCCTACATGCTTATTTTCTATACGATACAGAGTAATGCCTTGTGTTTCGTGTTCTTTTCCATTTTGGCAGTAAAAAATCTGATTGATATCAAAACTAAGGGTATTAAAGGTTCTACCAGCGTCTTTCCCCACTTAAAGGGTGCAGTTACCATGACAATCTCAATGACATTTATTATTTATCACTTCGTACTGGTTCCTTTGTATACTTCTCATGATGTAAACTATAGCGTACTTAACTGGCAAAATATTCTGGTACATTATTTTGTTCCTATAATGACAGTTTTGGACTGGCTGTTATTTGACAAAAAACAAAATTTCAGGTGGTTTGATCCCATGCTTTGGATTTCTATTCCAATCTCTTATTTCATATTTCTTATTGTAAGAGCAAGAATAGGCGGAATGATTGCAATAGTTCAAAGCAAATATCCTTATTTCTTTGTTGACGTTGACATTCTCGGATGGATTAATGTGTTAAAATATGCAGGCGTTTTTATTCTGGGATTTCTTGTTTTAGGATATGCTATTTATTTAGTTGACAAAATCTCCATCGAAAATATCAAATTTAATTTTATAAAACCAACTAGCTATTTTACAAATAACCTATAACCTATACAGTCAAACTCTATAGGTCAATGGATATATAAAACCGCCATAGAAATGGCTTAAAATTAGTCAATGTCTTTGGCGGTTGACTATACCCTCAAAAATTATATTTTTCTATACTGTCCACGATTATTTAAAAATTCAATATATCCTTTGTCTCTTAAGAATTGGAGCTGCTGACGAATTTTAGCCTTAATATTATTATTCTCAGGGTGTTTTGCTGATAACATTGGCTCAAATTCATAAACTTTATCAATTGTAAACACATCATCACCTATAGCATTAACACAATTTAAAACATCAAACAGCCATCCTCTTGCTTCAACATCCCTTGTTTCTAATGAACGAGTACGATTTAGCTGATCAATAATAATTTCTCTGTTTTCTACAACGCCGTTTTGGATAATAAAAATACGTCCTTGTTCAGGAATATCATTCAATAAAATGTTACAGCCCGTCCAACCGGCTCGCCTTGCAGTTTCAGCAAGTGGTTTTCGCTTT contains:
- a CDS encoding Pr6Pr family membrane protein; this encodes MYIHNRLLALLFRILFLFGCGIGLYLNSGIPSGKFASYMLIFYTIQSNALCFVFFSILAVKNLIDIKTKGIKGSTSVFPHLKGAVTMTISMTFIIYHFVLVPLYTSHDVNYSVLNWQNILVHYFVPIMTVLDWLLFDKKQNFRWFDPMLWISIPISYFIFLIVRARIGGMIAIVQSKYPYFFVDVDILGWINVLKYAGVFILGFLVLGYAIYLVDKISIENIKFNFIKPTSYFTNNL
- a CDS encoding DpnI domain-containing protein — translated: MNLYFDTTLASGYISSSQRIRRMTEGWVKSNMFCPRCGNQKIEQFTNNKPVADFYCPNCNNQYELKSKGSRLGDRVNDGAYNTMIERITSNTNPDFFFLCYDPKKHKVISLVIVPKHFFVPGIIEKRKPLAETARRAGWTGCNILLNDIPEQGRIFIIQNGVVENREIIIDQLNRTRSLETRDVEARGWLFDVLNCVNAIGDDVFTIDKVYEFEPMLSAKHPENNNIKAKIRQQLQFLRDKGYIEFLNNRGQYRKI